The following is a genomic window from Chloroflexota bacterium.
ACAGCGTTGGATCACCTGGATCTCCAGGTATCCGAGGGGGCGCTGTTCGGATTCATCGGGCCGAACGGGGCCGGCAAGACGACGACGCTGCGGCTGTTGGCCGGGCTGCTGGAGCCGGATGAGGGCGAGATCTGGATCGCCGGCCGTCGCATGCGGGATGACCCGCGCGGGGTTCGCTATTCCATCGGGTACATGCCGGACTTCTTCGGCGTGTATGAGGAGATGCGGGTCTGGGAGTATCTGGACTTCTACGCCTGCTGTTACGAGATCCCAAAGGCGGAGCGGCTGGCGCTGATTGAGGAGCTCCTGGTCCTAGTGGGTTTGGAGGGGAAGCGGAACGACGACGTCAGCGCGCTGTCGCGAGGGATGCAGCAGCGTCTGTGCCTGGCGCGAGCGCTGGTGCACGATCCGCAGATCCTGCTGTTGGACGAGCCCGCCTCCGGCCTGGACCCCCGGGCGCGCGTGGAGATACGTGAGCTGCTGCGGGAGCTGGCGCGCATGGGCAAGACCATCGTCGTGAGCTCGCACATCCTGGCCGAGCTCTCCGAGCTGTGCACCCAGGTGGGGATCATCGAGCGGGGCCGCTTGGTGGCCAGCGGTGATATGGAGGCTATCCGCCGTCAGATGACGGGCGAGCGGCTGCTGCATATTCGCTCGCTCGCGGATC
Proteins encoded in this region:
- a CDS encoding ABC transporter ATP-binding protein, whose product is MENYAIETKGLTKRYGRVTALDHLDLQVSEGALFGFIGPNGAGKTTTLRLLAGLLEPDEGEIWIAGRRMRDDPRGVRYSIGYMPDFFGVYEEMRVWEYLDFYACCYEIPKAERLALIEELLVLVGLEGKRNDDVSALSRGMQQRLCLARALVHDPQILLLDEPASGLDPRARVEIRELLRELARMGKTIVVSSHILAELSELCTQVGIIERGRLVASGDMEAIRRQMTGERLLHIRSLADPEAVLERIRGFPGVGEAVPIPQTENGAGYLIEVPFSGDDQAVAGLLAHLVAGGIPVVSFQETGTDLEEVFLRLTKGEVA